A genomic segment from Nicotiana tabacum cultivar K326 chromosome 7, ASM71507v2, whole genome shotgun sequence encodes:
- the LOC107800662 gene encoding uncharacterized protein LOC107800662 — protein sequence MRNIKESRYPEPIKSDPSQRDPNLWCEYLGTHGHKAGDCLHLCKEVTTLFKNNHLREFLSDRAKNNYGHNRDNAGLSKIGEDPPRLTINTIFGGNKTNGASFLAAQNTKISMTLSKRLRKVAEDDITFTEEDADVLLLPYNDALIISLNVLDFETKRVLVNPGSSTNIIQ from the coding sequence ATGAGGAATATCAAAGAATCAAGATACCCGGAGCCGATCAAATCTGATCctagccagagggatcccaacttatggtGTGAATATCTTGGGACTCATGGTCACAAAGCTGGGGACTGCCTGCATCTATGCAAGGAGGTGACAACGTTGTTTAAGAACAACCATCTTAGGgagttcttgagtgaccgagccaagaataATTACGGGCACAACCGGGATAATGCAGGACTCTCGAAGATAGGGGAAGACCCTCCTCGACTGACTATTAACACAATTTTCGGAGGGAATAAAACCAATGGTGCATCCTTCTTGGCGGCCCAGAATACAAAAATATCAATGACTCTCAGCAAGAGACTTCGGAAAGTCGCCGAAGATGACATTACATTCACAGAAGAAGACGCTGATGTACTTCTTCTGCCGTATAACGATGCCCTGATAATTtctcttaatgttttagattttgAGACTAAACGTGTTTTGGTTAACCCAGGAAGCTCAACCAACATCATTCAATAG